A DNA window from Delphinus delphis chromosome 6, mDelDel1.2, whole genome shotgun sequence contains the following coding sequences:
- the GAS1 gene encoding growth arrest-specific protein 1: protein MVAGLLGGGGGARGGTVPGAWLCLMALLQLLGSAPRGSGLAHGRRLICWQALLQCQGEPECSYAYNQYAEACAPVLAQRSGGDAPGAAAAAAAGFPASAASFSSRWRCPSHCISALIQLNHTRRGPALEDCDCAQDENCKSTKRAIEPCLPRTSGGGAGGPGAGGVMGCTEARRRCDRDSRCNLALSRYLTYCGKLFNGLRCTDECRTVIEDMLAVPKAALLNDCVCDGLERPICESVKENMARLCFGAELGNGPGSSGSDGGLDDYYDEEYDDEQRAGGAGGEQPLDDDDGVPHPPRPGGGAAAAGGRGDLPYGSGRRSSSSGCRSATRGAWTPLASILLLLLLPLLF, encoded by the coding sequence ATGGTGGCAGGGCTgctgggcggcggcggcggggcccgcGGGGGGACCGTGCCGGGCGCCTGGCTGTGCCTGATGgcgctgctgcagctgctgggcTCGGCGCCGCGGGGCTCCGGGCTGGCGCACGGCCGCCGCCTCATCTGCTGGCAGGCGCTGCTGCAGTGCCAGGGGGAGCCGGAGTGCAGCTACGCCTACAACCAGTACGCCGAGGCGTGCGCGCCGGTGTTGGCGCAGCGCAGCGGGGGCGACGCGCcgggggccgccgccgccgccgccgccggcttCCCGGCCTCGGCCGCGTCCTTCTCGTCGCGCTGGCGCTGCCCGAGCCACTGCATCTCGGCCCTTATTCAGCTCAACCACACGCGCCGCGGGCCCGCCTTGGAGGACTGTGACTGCGCGCAAGACGAGAACTGCAAGTCCACCAAGCGCGCCATTGAGCCGTGCCTGCCCCGGAcgagcggcggcggcgcgggcggccCGGGCGCGGGCGGGGTTATGGGCTGCACCGAGGCCCGGCGGCGCTGCGACCGCGACAGCCGCTGCAACCTGGCGCTCAGCCGCTACCTGACCTACTGCGGGAAGCTCTTCAACGGGCTTCGCTGCACCGACGAGTGCCGCACGGTCATCGAGGACATGCTGGCCGTGCCCAAGGCGGCGCTGCTCAACGACTGTGTGTGCGACGGCCTGGAGCGGCCCATCTGCGAGTCGGTCAAAGAGAACATGGCCCGCCTGTGCTTCGGCGCCGAGCTGGGCAACGGCCCGGGCAGCAGCGGCTCGGACGGGGGCCTGGACGACTACTACGACGAGGAGTACGACGATGAGCAGCGCGCCGGGGGCGCGGGCGGCGAGCAGCCGCTGGACGACGACGACGGCGTCCCGCACCCTCCGCGCCCGGGCGGCGGCGCTGCTGCGGCGGGCGGCCGCGGGGACCTGCCCTATGGGTCCGGGcgcaggagcagcagcagcggcTGCCGCTCGGCGACCCGAGGCGCCTGGACCCCGCTCGCCTCcatcttgctgctgctgctgctaccgcTGCTCTTTTAA